Below is a genomic region from Pseudomonas frederiksbergensis.
GCGCCTGTTTCATCAGGGCGTCGGTGATCTGAATCTCGCCGCCTTTGCCCGGCTCGGTTTCTTCGATCAACTTGAAGATGTCCGGCGTCAGAATGTAACGACCAATGATCGCCAGATTGGAAGGAGCATCTTCCGGCTTTGGCTTCTCGACCATGTTACGGACGCGGTACAGGTCATCACCGATCAAGTCGCCAGCGATTACGCCGTATTTGTGGGTTTCCTGCGGGTCGACTTCCTGGATCGCAACGATGGTGCAACGGTACTGTTTGTACAGTTTGACCATTTGGGTCAGTACACCGTCGCCATCCAGGTTGACGCACAAGTCGTCCGCCAGCACGACCGCGAACGGTTCATCACCGATCAACGGACGACCGGTCAGAATCGCGTGACCCAGGCCTTTCATTTCGGTTTGACGGGTGTAGGAGAACGAGCACTCGTCGAGCAGCTTGCGGATGCCGACCAGGTACTTCTCTTTGTCAGTACCTTTGATCTGGTTTTCCAGCTCGTAGCTGATGTCGAAGTGGTCTTCCAGGGCGCGCTTGCCACGACCGGTAACGATGGAAATTTCTGTCAAACCAGCGTCCAGTGCTTCTTCAACGCCGTACTGGATCAGTGGCTTGTTCACCACCGGCAGCATTTCTTTAGGCATGGCTTTAGTCGCTGGCAGGAAGCGAGTACCGTAACCGGCTGCTGGGAACAAGCATTTCTTGATCATAAAAGTCCTTAAAAGGGCTGTGTGTACGAGTTTCGGCGCAGTCTAATCAGGCGGCGAGCACCTTACAATGCCCCGCGCTGGCTAACCGATGCCATCATAGAGAAATATTCCCGCGGATAGTTCCGCAGCGACGCAGATTAGCCTCCAGGCTAACGCGTATCGAACAACGCAAAGACTTCACTTTAGACCAGTGAACGCGCCCAGGCACTTTTCCAGTTATCATTGCGCGATTGAACCAGCCAACGAGGCAGATAGATGTCGGCAGCAAAAAGCGTAAACGGTTACCTGATCAATCAGGCCAAAGATGGCCAATGGTGGGTCGACAGCGCCAGTGGCGAAAACATCGCCGGGCCTTTCCCTTCTGAAGCAATGGCGATCGAGGTAGCCTCGGTGCTGCAAGACACCCCTCCGGCACCCAAGCGGCGCGGCGCCAAGCCTGAGTAACACCTGCGCCGCAAAAGAGCCCTGCCGCCAACGCGCAGGGCTTTTGGGCGTCTATCTGTACCGAAAAGGCTGTTCGCTATAGCATCTCGCTGCAGGGTGACCCGTGCCCGTTACGCCCTTTCCACTCGATGACGACCCTCACATGAAAAAATATCTGGCTCTGATTGCGGTGTTGGCCTTGAGCGGTTGCGCCACGGCCTCCAAAACCTATCTGGATAACGGCGAACAAGGCCTGTCAATCGACTGCTCGGGGGAAGCCAATTCCTGGGCCAAATGCTATGAAATGGCTGATGCTTCCTGCGCTGGAACCGGCTATCGGATCATCGGCACCGAAGGCTCGCCAACCACCAAGGAAAGCGACAAGACCCTGGGTGTCGACGTTGGCAACTTCAAGAGCCGCAGTGTCGTTGTCGTGTGCAAGTAACCGGCAAGACGCTGTGGGCCGTTACATGTGAATTTCGGCGAATTTGATCCCGAGGCCACGCACTGTCTCGATCAAATCGTCCAGCCGAGCGAATGATTCGACCTCGTCGTTTTCATCCACCAGGAAAAAGCTGCGCCCCGCACTTTTCTTGAAGAACACAATCCATTCACCGGAGTTTGCCGGGTTTTGAATCACATGGGTCGCAGAAATGTGCCCCTCTGCATGCCGCTCTCTTACTTGCTCTCGCTTCATTGACCACTCCAGAAATGACAATGCCGCCAAAGCGCGAACCCGGACGGCATTGTGTCGATGGACGACAGTTTATCGGATGCCTTGCCCCATCAGCACGCCATTAACCGTTTGTCCGTACAGATTGACCCCATCGTTGGCGTGGAACTTCACCCGGGTTTTCTCAATGGAGCCGTCGATCAGCCGCGGATCCTGAGGGCGCTCATGGCTGTTGATGAACGCTGCAACGTCCCAGGCCTGCTGATCGCTCAAGGTCTGCGCTTTACCCAGCGGCATGTTGTATTTGATGAACGAAGCCGCCGTATTGATCCGATGCATACCGGCGCCCCAGTTGTAGGAGTCCTTCCCCCACAGCGGCGGCATCACATAGTCCTGGCCGACTTTTTGCCCTTGTCCGGCGTCACCATGGCAAATCGCACATTGCGTCTTGTAGACCTGCTCGCCTTGAGCAATGTCGTATCCCTTGGCCGGTTTCGCCACCTCAGGGTAACCGCGCCCCGGTAGCTCGACACCAATAGGCGCCTTGCTTGCCAGCCAATAGGAATACACCGACAAGGCGGTGATCTCCGGGCTGTCCGCCGCTGGCGGCTTGCCGTTCATGCTGTACTGGAAACAACCTTGCAGGCGCTCGGCAAAGGTATTCACCTTGTCGTTCTTCTTGCGATACGCCGGGTACAGTGGATAAGCCCCCCACAGTGGCGCGGAATTGGCCAAACGCCCTTGATCGAGGTGGCAATTGCTGCAATTGAGTCCGTTACCGACAAACTCTGGTGCCTGGCGTTTGGTGTCGACAAACAAGCTGTAGCCTTGCCGGACCAGTTTGCCAAAAGCGTTATCCGGTAATTCATGCTCGGTCGGTGGTTGGAAATATTGGGCATGACCTGCGGCAGGTGCCGGGGTTTGCAGTTCGGATTGGTCGTCCATGACGGTCGATGCGGCATCAACGTGGAGGCTCAACAGCGCAAAAGCCAGTGGCACAACATGACGAGATTTCATGGCTTGACCTCCTGATTGCCCAGTGTCGAGAAATAGTCGGCCACCGCATTGATTTCATCCGAGGTCAGGGACTTGGCAATGTGTCCCATCAGGTCATTGGGATCGTTGTGGCGGGTTCCGTCACGCCAAGCGTTTAATTGCGCCACCAGATAACTGGCAGGTTGAGCGACCAAGGGTGGAAACGCGACGCCGACGCCAACACCGCCGGGGCCATGACACATCACGCACTCTGGAATCTGACGATCCCAGGCACCACGCAGCGCCAGTTTTTCACCGGGGCTTTTGGGCGATTCATTACGCGTGATGAGTGGCGATTTGGGGGCTGGCATGGCCGCCAAGGCGCTGGAAACCGCTTGAATTTCATCTTCGGCCAAGGCTTTCGCCAATGGCTGCATCACCGCGCTGACGCGTGAACCGCTTCTGAAGTCCTCCAGTTGTTTGCTCAGATACCCCGCAGACAACCCCGCCAGTCGCGGAAAACCGGCTGCCGGCATACCCATGCCGTCGCCACCGTGGCAAGCAAAACAAGCCGTCGCACCCGGCTGCGCACCGCCCTGAGTAAATATTTTCTGTCCGTCTGCGGCATGGGCGCCGCTTACGGCAATGAGCATCACGCTGCTCAACACAATCCGGTTGAAAACCATCTCGAACTCCCTTTTCTAGTTATAGGCTTAGACTTATTCAGCATAAGCATACAAAGAGTAGGTGATTGTTCTGCCCGTCACAATGCGGGCGTCAGTACGAGATGGCGAAACCAGAGGGTTGGGAGTTTCACCCCAGGCAATCGAGTGAGTCACTCTGCGGGGACGAAAAAGCCCGGCCCCGGACCTTGAACAGGTACCGAGCCGGGCTTTGCGTAAATAGTGTCGTGTGCAGGCGAACAGGTCTTAACCGGAAATGCACTCATTGGCGGCATTACCGATATCTCCAGGCCGAAACGGCACATTGGACATGCTCTCGTGAAGCTTGATACTGCTACCGCCAGATCGCTCTTCGATGTCAAATACCGCAGCAGGGCCTGCGGACAATTTCCCGGGAACAATCACCCGCACGCCATCCTTATGCGGTTCCATCTGGAGCGCTCCGCGGGTCTTGGCCAACTTGGCGGCCACGCAGTTGGCGTACGCTTGAGGCTTTTTCCCCGAAATCACATTCATGGTCGGCAGCGTCTGACTAATGTCCGAGACTGTCGCACAACCACTCATCGCCAACACCAGCACTAAAACGCCCCGTCTCATACAAAACCTCCGATAAAGACCCTCCGACAGCACAAATACTGTTTTTCTCCGGAGACCGCTGCTTTATCACCCATAAAAACCCGAATAGCTGTTTTTATTGTCAAAGCGCCCAGCGGTAGCCCAATAATAAACCGTTCGGGCTGATAAACTGCGCCATCGCCCATGCTATCGTTTTGATTTTGTAGAAAAAGCCCTTCTGGAGGCGCCACCATGAAATTTATCCACCAGCGCGAGCACCTCAACGAAGATGACATCGTCGTCATTCAATGCTCCCAAATGTGCAACATCCGCTTGATGAACGACGCCAATTTTCGCAGCTTCAAGAATGGCGGCCGCCACACCTACCACGGCGGCGCATTCGACACCTTCCCGGCGAAAATCACCGCGCCAAGCACCGGTTTCTGGAACATTACTATCGACACGGTCAACCGTCGGCCGATCAGCGTGACCCGCAAACCGACGCTGACTCACTCGATCAAAATCATCCGCCGGTCCAGTTCGAAACTCAGCTGAGACCTCGGCCCGCACAGCGACAAACAGGTACGACCGTGGCCCAAACGACTAAATACGTCATCAAGTACAAATTCAACGGCGAGCGCCGCTTCGAGTTCGCCCAGCTTGAAAATGGCACTGAAGCAGAGGCCAAGGCCGCGCTCACCGCCATTCATGGTGAAACGTCAGACATCATCAGCGATATCAGCGTCAGCAAAGCGCTGTAACGCCGATACGCTCGGCAGCCACTCCGGAGTTCGACCGCAAGCACCGGAGTGTCGCCCCCCCTTGAGCTCCCTAGACTGGCACTCCTCAACCTTGAGTTCAGGAGCCGGAACATGTCCATTTCTTCGCCGCACCACACCTCGATAGCGCGTCATATCGACGGTGTCTGTGCAATGGGCGAACAGCCTCTGACCTCGCGCATCAACGCACTGGACTGGCTCACCCTGGAGCAAGACCTCGACCGGGACGGCTGCGCGACAATCAAAGGACTGCTGAGCCCTGAACACTGTGAAGACCTCAGCGCACTCTACGCTCAGCCCACGCTTTTTCGCTCGCAAGTGATAATGGCGCGGCATGGTTTCGGGCGCGGCGAGTACCAGTATTTCAGATACCCGCTGCCAGATATCATTGCTCGCCTGCGCAGCACGCTGTACCCAAGGCTTGTGCCGCGGGCCAATCGCTGGAATGAACGGATGGACTTGCCCACCCGCTTTCCCATGGAGCACGCGGCGTTTCTGCAACGCTGTCATGACGCAGGACAAGAGCGCCCTACGCCGCTGTTGCTGCAATATGGTCCGCAGGACTACAACTGCTTGCATCAGGATCTGTATGGCGAGCATGTGTTCCCGCTGCAAGTGGCGATTTTGCTGTCCGCACCCGGTGAAGACTTTACCGGCGGCGAATTCGTGCTCACCGAGCAGCGCCCACGGGTGCAATCACGGCCCATGGTGATGAGCCTCGAAAAAGGCGATGCGCTGATCTTTGCCGTGCATCAGCGCCCGGTCAAAGGTGTTCGCGGCGATTACCGGGTGAACGTGCGTCACGGTGTCAGTCGCCTGCACAGCGGCAAACGGCATACCCTTGGAGTGATCTTTCACGATGCGCAGTAAAGCGATGCCGCCAACGACCTTCGACCTGTTAGCCGATGACGATCAACAACCGGCCAGAACCGAGCAAATCGGCGAACAGTCTTTCGTTCTCCGAGGTTTCGCCCTGCCCTGGGTGGAGCAATTGCTACCGGTGCTGGAGAAGATTTTATTGGCCGCACCGTTTCGGCAGATGGTGACCCCCGGCGGTTTCACCCTGTCTGTCGGCTTGAGCAGTTGTGGCACGCTGGGCTGGACCACCGATCGCAGCGGCTATCGCTACACTCGCATTGATCCCGTCAGCGGCCAACCTTGGCCGGCGATGCCCGAGGTCTTTAGTGAATTGGCACAGGCGGCAGCACGAGAAGCCGGTTTCCATCACTTTGAGCCCGATGCCTGCCTGATCAACCGTTATCTGCCGGGCGCCAGGATGTCGTTGCATCAGGACAAGGATGAACGCTCCTACGATCCACCCATTGTTTCGGTATCCCTCGGCCTGCCGGCGATGTTTCTGTTCGGTGGCTTTGAGCGTAATGACAAGAGTCAGCGAGTGCCGCTGTTTCACGGAGACATCGTGGTGTGGGGCGGCGTGGATCGCTTGCGTTACCACGGCGTGTTGCCGCTCAAGGATGGCTATCACCCACAACTGGGCGGACAGCGGATCAACTTCACGTTCCGCACCGCGGGATGAAACCCGGAATTTGACCGCAAGCACCGGAGTGTCTTCACCGCCCACACTCGCCAGGCAGTTTTCGTACAGAGCCTAGGCTGAACTGAAACTTTTACGGGTAATGCCCATGACCACTGCCAAACACACCACTGAGCAAGATCCCCGTTGGTCCGCCGTGCTGGCTCGCGACTCGCGTGCTGACGGTCAGTTTGTCTACGCGGTGAAAACCACCGGAATCTACTGCCGCCCCAGCAGC
It encodes:
- the galU gene encoding UTP--glucose-1-phosphate uridylyltransferase GalU; this translates as MIKKCLFPAAGYGTRFLPATKAMPKEMLPVVNKPLIQYGVEEALDAGLTEISIVTGRGKRALEDHFDISYELENQIKGTDKEKYLVGIRKLLDECSFSYTRQTEMKGLGHAILTGRPLIGDEPFAVVLADDLCVNLDGDGVLTQMVKLYKQYRCTIVAIQEVDPQETHKYGVIAGDLIGDDLYRVRNMVEKPKPEDAPSNLAIIGRYILTPDIFKLIEETEPGKGGEIQITDALMKQAQDGCVIAYKFKGTRFDCGGAEGYIEATNFCFEHFYKTGKAY
- a CDS encoding c-type cytochrome, which translates into the protein MVFNRIVLSSVMLIAVSGAHAADGQKIFTQGGAQPGATACFACHGGDGMGMPAAGFPRLAGLSAGYLSKQLEDFRSGSRVSAVMQPLAKALAEDEIQAVSSALAAMPAPKSPLITRNESPKSPGEKLALRGAWDRQIPECVMCHGPGGVGVGVAFPPLVAQPASYLVAQLNAWRDGTRHNDPNDLMGHIAKSLTSDEINAVADYFSTLGNQEVKP
- a CDS encoding 2OG-Fe(II) oxygenase, yielding MGEQPLTSRINALDWLTLEQDLDRDGCATIKGLLSPEHCEDLSALYAQPTLFRSQVIMARHGFGRGEYQYFRYPLPDIIARLRSTLYPRLVPRANRWNERMDLPTRFPMEHAAFLQRCHDAGQERPTPLLLQYGPQDYNCLHQDLYGEHVFPLQVAILLSAPGEDFTGGEFVLTEQRPRVQSRPMVMSLEKGDALIFAVHQRPVKGVRGDYRVNVRHGVSRLHSGKRHTLGVIFHDAQ
- a CDS encoding c-type cytochrome, whose protein sequence is MDDQSELQTPAPAAGHAQYFQPPTEHELPDNAFGKLVRQGYSLFVDTKRQAPEFVGNGLNCSNCHLDQGRLANSAPLWGAYPLYPAYRKKNDKVNTFAERLQGCFQYSMNGKPPAADSPEITALSVYSYWLASKAPIGVELPGRGYPEVAKPAKGYDIAQGEQVYKTQCAICHGDAGQGQKVGQDYVMPPLWGKDSYNWGAGMHRINTAASFIKYNMPLGKAQTLSDQQAWDVAAFINSHERPQDPRLIDGSIEKTRVKFHANDGVNLYGQTVNGVLMGQGIR
- the alkB gene encoding DNA oxidative demethylase AlkB encodes the protein MRSKAMPPTTFDLLADDDQQPARTEQIGEQSFVLRGFALPWVEQLLPVLEKILLAAPFRQMVTPGGFTLSVGLSSCGTLGWTTDRSGYRYTRIDPVSGQPWPAMPEVFSELAQAAAREAGFHHFEPDACLINRYLPGARMSLHQDKDERSYDPPIVSVSLGLPAMFLFGGFERNDKSQRVPLFHGDIVVWGGVDRLRYHGVLPLKDGYHPQLGGQRINFTFRTAG
- a CDS encoding DUF1883 domain-containing protein, translating into MKFIHQREHLNEDDIVVIQCSQMCNIRLMNDANFRSFKNGGRHTYHGGAFDTFPAKITAPSTGFWNITIDTVNRRPISVTRKPTLTHSIKIIRRSSSKLS